The DNA segment CCTCCAGGGTCTGCCGTACTTTAATAAACTCGCCTGTCGTTTCATTCGTCACTACTGGATTCACGGCGGGGCCATAAAATTCAATCGTCACCGGCGTGGACACATCCCCTGAGTTGATTACGGACCGGTAGTGCGTTCTTTGGGCGAAAATGGTTGGCAGCTGAAGTGGGAATTGAATACCACCCATGAGATATGACATCTGTTTACTGACATAGTAAGTGTCGAGCCAGAATGGATCTGGGCACAAAAGAGTAATCAAGAAATTTTGCGCCATAATGCCACCACGTCGTTCAGGAAATACAGGTGAACCGTCCACAACTGCCTGGATCTCCTTTTGGCCACCATCGTATTCATACAGCAGTTTGCCTGGGCCAAACTTCGGGTTGAACACCCTCGCCAGTTCACGGCGCAAATCAAAGAGTTGTTGGCGACTCCTGGCCAGAATGCAACCTTCCAGAGTTAATTGCCGCATTTCCAAATACGTATCAAGGTATGTCGCCCCGTCCTGGTATGGCGACTTTTGCGTCTTGATGTCGGTATCCACTCCACCGGTGCCCTCCAACTTAGTGACCACGAAGGGCGGCGAATCACCTAGGACAATGCTCTCGCCCCTCGCGTTCGTGTATGTGAGCCTTCTCATATCCCCCACTCCATCGCAAGCTGC comes from the Bacillus thermozeamaize genome and includes:
- a CDS encoding phage tail protein, whose product is MRRLTYTNARGESIVLGDSPPFVVTKLEGTGGVDTDIKTQKSPYQDGATYLDTYLEMRQLTLEGCILARSRQQLFDLRRELARVFNPKFGPGKLLYEYDGGQKEIQAVVDGSPVFPERRGGIMAQNFLITLLCPDPFWLDTYYVSKQMSYLMGGIQFPLQLPTIFAQRTHYRSVINSGDVSTPVTIEFYGPAVNPVVTNETTGEFIKVRQTLEDGDVLHIDTAFGRKRVEIEKADGTRYNAFHFIDLSSTFFQLEPGDNVLSYSSDDDSTTARVIVKYRNRYVGV